GGTCCGCGACTGCCGTGGCGGGCAGCCCGGCGAGGTCCCGGGAGGCAATGTCCCGCAGGTCCGGACGCGGATCGGTGACCCGCACCGTCCAGCCCGCCTCGGCGAACAGCCGAGCCCACGACACTCCGATGACCCCAGCGCCGACGATCGCGACGACCGGCATGGCGCGCTCCTTTCTCAGGCGGTGACCGCGTCCGCGTTGTTGAGCAGCGCGCTCGGCGGCGTCAGCAACGCGTCCGACGCTAGCGCGCGGCGCCGGGCCGCGCTCACTCCGCCGTAACTCTCCGTAATGGCGATGAGGCGCGCCGCGTGGTGCGCGACCTCCGATTCGTAAGTCATTCCGATGCCGCCGTGCAGCTGGACGATTTCCTCGGCGGTCGCGGTCGCCGCGTCGCACACGAACACGAACGCGTCGTCGGCCGCGGCCTCGAGGTCCACTGTGGACGCACCGTTGTCGTACGCCTCGACCGTCGCGGTGGCCCACAGCGCCAGCGAACGAGCCAGCTCGACCTTCGCGTACAGGTCGGCGGCACGGTGCACGAGCGCCTGGAACGCCGCCAGCGGAACGCCGAACTGCTTGCGGGTCTTGAGGTATTCGACCGTCATCGCAAGCCCGGTCTCCATCAGGCCGATCGCCTCGCCGGTCACCGCGACCCGCGCCCGGGAGAACGCGCGACGCAACGCGGCCGGCACGTCGGCGTCGGCGGCGCCGAGCAGAACCGCCGGCGTGCCAGCGAATTCGACCTGCGACGTGTGACCCCAGTCCGCGGCCCGGCCGTCGACGCGAGTGATGCCCTCCGCGGTCGCCTCGACCAGGTACACCCCGGTGCGGCCGTTCTCGTCGACCGCGGTGACCAGGAGCTTGTCAGCCTGATCTGCGTTGCGCACCGGCGACTTCACGCCGGAAAGCGCGGAACCGGCCGCCGACACCGAAGGCGCGAGGCCCCACGGACGTCCCGGCTCGGCGTGCGCGACCGCGATCGTCGTGCCCCCGCCGGCGAGCAGCGGCAGCAGCTCCTTGACCTGCTCGTCGGTCCCCAGCTCGGCGATGATCCACGACGGCAGGAACACGCCGTCGAGCAGCGGTTCGGCCGCCGCGTGCTTGCCCATCGCCTCTAGCGTCGCGTAGACCTCGACCGGGCCCGCGCCCGCGCCGTCGTGGTCGGCGGAGATCGGGAGACCGGCGAGACCCAGCTCGCCGAGCGTGCTCCAGACCTGGTCGTTCCAGCCGAGTTCGCTGCTCGTCGCGGCCGCGCGGCCGCCTGCCGGGTAGCCGCGGCCGACCGCCGTGTCGACGGTCTCGAACAGCAGCTTCTGGTCTTCGTTGAATTCGAGGTTCATGAGTCGCCGTCCCTTACAGACCGAGGATCGTCTTCGCGATGACGCCGCGCTGGATTTCGTTGGAGCCGCCGAAAATCGACAGCTTCCGCTGGTTCAGGTACTGCGCCGCGGCCACCACCGCGGCCTCGTCGGCCTTCACCGGCGATTCGGTGTCCAGCAGCATGCCGTCGGAACCGGCCGCGCGCATGCGCAGCTTCGTGAGCGCCTGCAGGGCCTGCGTGCCCTCCATCTTGAGCAGCGACGACACCGGGCTCGGCTGGCCGTTTTCCGAAGCGGCGGTGACCCGCATCTGGGTCGCCTCCAGCGCGAGCAGCGTGGTCTTCGCGGCGTGCATGGCGGCGCGGAATTCCGCGTCGTCGGCGAGCCGACCGTCCTCAGTGGGCAGTTCCGCGGCCGCGGCTGCGAGGTCGGCGAAAATCCGCTGACCGGTGCCGACCTGCGCGATGCCGTTGCGCTCGTTGCCGAGCAGGAACTTCGCGTACGTCCAGCCCTTGTTCTCCTCGCCGACCAGGTTCTCCGCCGGGATCACCACGTTGTCGAAGAAGAACTCGTTGACCTCGGCGGACCCGTCGACCAGCTTGATCGGACGGCGCTCGATGCCCGGCGTGTTGAGGTCCAGCAGCAGGAAGGACAGGCCCTGCTGCTTGCGCGGCGCGTCCGGGTTGGTCCGCGCGAGCACGAACATCCAGTCGCCGTACTGGCCGAGCGTGGTCCAGGTCTTCTGTCCGTTGAGGACGTAGTGGTCGCCGTCGCGCTTCGCCGTGGTGCGCAGTCCGGCCAGGTCCGAACCGGCCTCCGGCTCGGAGAAGCCCTGCGACCACCAGATGTCCAGGTTCGCCGTGGCGGGAAGGAACTTCTTCTTCTGTTCCTCGCTGCCGAATTCGGCGATGATCGGGCCGACCATGCTCGCGTTGAAGGCGAGCGGCTGCGGCACCGCGTTGCGCTGCAGTTCGGAGGCGTAGATGTGGGACTGGGTCGGAGTCCAATCGCGACCGCCCCATTCGACCGGCCAGTGCGGGACCGCCAAGCCGTGCTCGTTCAAGATCCGCTGGCTCGTGACGATGTCGTCCCGCGTGATCAGGCCGAGCGCGCTGCGCTTGCGGATTTCCTCCGGAATCGCGCCGAGGAACACCTCCCGCAATCCGTCGCGGAACGCGAGGTCCTCTTGAGACAGTTCGAGATCCATCGATCAAACCCCTTCAGTGGTGCGTACGGCTCCGACAACTTCGGCGGTGCTCGCGCCAGCGCGTTCGGCGTGCCTGCGGAACCCGGCCGGGGTCCGCGAGAAATGCAGCGGGCTCTCCACGACGCGGATCGTGCCCTCGGTCGGATGTTCCCGCTCGGTGATCA
The nucleotide sequence above comes from Amycolatopsis sp. AA4. Encoded proteins:
- a CDS encoding acyl-CoA dehydrogenase family protein → MNLEFNEDQKLLFETVDTAVGRGYPAGGRAAATSSELGWNDQVWSTLGELGLAGLPISADHDGAGAGPVEVYATLEAMGKHAAAEPLLDGVFLPSWIIAELGTDEQVKELLPLLAGGGTTIAVAHAEPGRPWGLAPSVSAAGSALSGVKSPVRNADQADKLLVTAVDENGRTGVYLVEATAEGITRVDGRAADWGHTSQVEFAGTPAVLLGAADADVPAALRRAFSRARVAVTGEAIGLMETGLAMTVEYLKTRKQFGVPLAAFQALVHRAADLYAKVELARSLALWATATVEAYDNGASTVDLEAAADDAFVFVCDAATATAEEIVQLHGGIGMTYESEVAHHAARLIAITESYGGVSAARRRALASDALLTPPSALLNNADAVTA
- a CDS encoding acyl-CoA dehydrogenase family protein, which translates into the protein MDLELSQEDLAFRDGLREVFLGAIPEEIRKRSALGLITRDDIVTSQRILNEHGLAVPHWPVEWGGRDWTPTQSHIYASELQRNAVPQPLAFNASMVGPIIAEFGSEEQKKKFLPATANLDIWWSQGFSEPEAGSDLAGLRTTAKRDGDHYVLNGQKTWTTLGQYGDWMFVLARTNPDAPRKQQGLSFLLLDLNTPGIERRPIKLVDGSAEVNEFFFDNVVIPAENLVGEENKGWTYAKFLLGNERNGIAQVGTGQRIFADLAAAAAELPTEDGRLADDAEFRAAMHAAKTTLLALEATQMRVTAASENGQPSPVSSLLKMEGTQALQALTKLRMRAAGSDGMLLDTESPVKADEAAVVAAAQYLNQRKLSIFGGSNEIQRGVIAKTILGL